A genomic segment from Tessaracoccus defluvii encodes:
- a CDS encoding SIMPL domain-containing protein, which produces MKITVTGASELKLPAECAVVSLTVSLTGTDRADIVARTAAIVDQVRDALTAAIADGAGRDLRLSNLRMWTNVLHDDRGRQGETQHVAEVRGTVTFDDLSRLGDVLGGLSVAEGVNVNHVSWELREETMRRLQPEALRAAHADATTRATWIAEAGGFTTVTVASVQDNGRQVYRGAGKAAMFMEIGGSVPSIRLDPEDVDVSADLTIRFRAS; this is translated from the coding sequence ATGAAGATCACTGTCACCGGCGCCAGCGAGCTCAAGCTTCCCGCCGAATGCGCCGTCGTCTCGCTCACCGTCTCCCTGACCGGAACCGACCGCGCCGACATCGTCGCCAGGACGGCGGCCATCGTCGACCAGGTCCGTGACGCCCTGACCGCAGCGATCGCCGACGGAGCCGGCCGCGATCTCAGGCTGTCGAACCTGCGCATGTGGACGAACGTGCTGCACGACGATCGCGGACGGCAGGGGGAGACGCAGCACGTGGCGGAGGTCCGCGGCACGGTGACGTTCGACGATCTGTCGCGCCTCGGCGACGTCCTGGGTGGGCTGTCGGTCGCGGAGGGCGTCAACGTGAACCACGTCTCCTGGGAACTCCGCGAGGAGACGATGCGACGGTTGCAGCCGGAGGCGTTGCGCGCCGCCCACGCCGACGCCACCACCAGGGCCACCTGGATCGCCGAGGCCGGCGGCTTCACCACGGTGACAGTCGCCTCCGTTCAGGACAACGGGCGGCAGGTCTACCGCGGAGCGGGGAAGGCGGCCATGTTCATGGAGATCGGCGGTTCGGTGCCCTCGATCCGCCTTGACCCAGAGGATGTCGACGTCTCCGCCGACCTGACGATCAGGTTCAGGGCCTCCTGA
- a CDS encoding DUF721 domain-containing protein has translation MDADEHDPTGLDLASEIARAAVEAAEYGVQLPEPKPVRPVRRTPRVFDEQRSGAHPDERDPQLVGDVLDQIVRDRGWKKRINLSTVLRRWPDLVGEANAEHSRPVHYEKGLLVVECDTTAWAQAMRYAASQLVARLNDSLGEATVLRVDFRGPQAPSWKKGPRSVQGRGPRDTYG, from the coding sequence ATGGACGCGGACGAGCACGACCCGACGGGTCTTGACCTGGCGTCCGAGATCGCGCGCGCGGCCGTCGAGGCCGCCGAGTACGGCGTCCAGTTGCCCGAGCCGAAGCCCGTCCGGCCCGTCCGACGCACTCCCCGGGTCTTCGACGAGCAGCGCTCCGGCGCCCATCCCGACGAACGCGATCCCCAGCTCGTCGGCGACGTCCTCGACCAGATCGTCCGCGACCGCGGCTGGAAGAAGCGCATCAACCTGTCGACCGTGTTGCGGCGCTGGCCGGACCTCGTCGGGGAGGCGAACGCCGAGCACTCCCGACCGGTGCACTACGAGAAGGGTCTGCTCGTCGTCGAGTGCGACACGACGGCGTGGGCGCAGGCCATGCGCTACGCGGCGTCGCAGCTCGTGGCCCGGCTGAACGACTCGCTCGGGGAGGCGACCGTGTTGCGCGTCGACTTCCGCGGCCCGCAGGCGCCCAGCTGGAAGAAGGGCCCCCGGTCCGTGCAGGGCCGCGGCCCGCGCGACACCTACGGCTGA
- the recF gene encoding DNA replication/repair protein RecF (All proteins in this family for which functions are known are DNA-binding proteins that assist the filamentation of RecA onto DNA for the initiation of recombination or recombinational repair.) produces MFVTELSLTDFRNYHAASLELTSGVTVFVGSNGQGKTNLVEAVEYLSTMSSHRVSATAPLIRAGAESAILRARVQASREDPRLILLELEVANGRSNVARLNRAPLQRPRDLVGALRTVVFSPMDLSIVRGDPSDRRGWLDSLVTTRWPRMVGVRQDLDRVLKQRNALLKAMSGRSRMSSGGDEEVTLAVWNEQLATIGAELLHARLDTLADVLPHAQRAYETIAPVNNQVDARYRTGLDLDGVTEAADVRGELAVRLLDAMAARRRDELQRGVTLVGPQRDDIDLFIGDLPAKGYASHGESWSLALALRLGGYALVRADGTEPVLVLDDVFAELDTSRRERLAEVVADVEQVLITAAVGVDVPDFPAERRFRVDAGTVSAL; encoded by the coding sequence GTGTTCGTCACCGAGCTGTCCCTGACCGACTTCCGGAACTACCACGCCGCGTCACTCGAGCTGACGTCCGGCGTCACCGTTTTCGTCGGCTCCAACGGGCAGGGCAAGACGAACCTCGTCGAGGCGGTCGAGTACCTGTCGACGATGTCGTCGCACCGCGTGTCGGCCACGGCTCCGCTGATCCGCGCCGGCGCCGAGTCGGCGATCCTGCGGGCCAGGGTGCAGGCGAGCCGTGAGGATCCGCGGCTGATCCTGCTCGAGCTCGAGGTCGCCAACGGACGTTCGAACGTCGCCCGGCTCAACCGGGCGCCGCTGCAGCGGCCCCGCGACCTGGTCGGAGCCCTGCGCACCGTCGTGTTTTCGCCGATGGATCTGAGCATCGTGCGCGGAGACCCGTCGGATCGTCGCGGCTGGCTCGATTCCCTCGTGACGACGCGCTGGCCGCGGATGGTCGGGGTGAGACAGGACCTGGACCGGGTGCTGAAGCAGAGAAACGCCCTGCTCAAGGCCATGTCGGGCCGCTCCAGGATGTCGAGCGGGGGCGACGAGGAGGTCACGCTCGCGGTCTGGAATGAGCAGCTCGCGACGATCGGCGCTGAGCTCCTGCACGCCCGGCTCGACACGCTGGCCGACGTCCTCCCGCACGCCCAGCGGGCCTACGAGACGATCGCGCCGGTCAACAACCAGGTCGACGCCCGGTACCGGACCGGCCTCGATCTCGACGGCGTCACCGAAGCCGCGGATGTGCGCGGCGAGCTGGCCGTGCGGCTCCTCGACGCGATGGCCGCGCGCCGCCGCGATGAGCTGCAGCGTGGGGTCACGCTGGTCGGGCCGCAGCGCGACGACATCGACCTGTTCATCGGCGACCTTCCCGCAAAGGGGTACGCGTCGCACGGGGAGAGCTGGTCGCTGGCACTGGCGCTGAGGCTAGGCGGTTACGCGCTGGTCCGGGCAGACGGGACCGAGCCGGTGCTCGTCCTCGACGACGTGTTCGCCGAGCTCGACACGTCCCGCCGGGAGCGGCTGGCGGAGGTCGTCGCCGACGTCGAGCAGGTGCTGATCACGGCCGCGGTGGGCGTAGACGTGCCGGACTTCCCGGCCGAGCGCCGGTTCCGGGTCGACGCGGGCACCGTCAGCGCCCTGTGA
- the gnd gene encoding phosphogluconate dehydrogenase (NAD(+)-dependent, decarboxylating): MRIGLIGLGKMGGNMRERLRRNGIEVLGLDHNPDLSDVVDEAALVAGLGDGPRVVWLMVPIHAVTPLIETLRPLLAPGDVVIDGGNSKWTHDARHAAYLGEAGIHFLDVGTSGGVWGLENGYALMVGGPQEAYAIAEPVFQALKPAGEFGLVHAGAHGAGHFTKMVHNGIEYGLMQAYAEGWELLEASDVVTNVPEVFESWREGTVIRSWLLDLMVRALETDPHLEDIDGYAEDSGEGRWTVNAAVDLAVPVPTIAASLFARFVSRQDDSPAMKMVAAMRNQFGGHAVTPAKD; encoded by the coding sequence ATGCGAATCGGACTCATCGGCCTCGGCAAGATGGGCGGCAACATGCGCGAGCGGTTGCGCCGCAACGGGATCGAGGTGCTCGGCCTCGACCACAATCCCGACCTGTCGGACGTCGTCGACGAAGCGGCGCTGGTCGCCGGACTCGGCGACGGCCCGCGCGTCGTGTGGCTCATGGTCCCGATCCACGCGGTCACCCCGCTGATCGAGACGCTCCGGCCGCTCTTGGCGCCCGGTGACGTGGTCATCGACGGCGGCAACTCCAAGTGGACCCACGACGCCCGGCACGCCGCCTACCTCGGTGAGGCCGGCATCCACTTCCTGGACGTCGGCACCTCCGGCGGTGTCTGGGGACTGGAGAACGGCTACGCGCTCATGGTCGGGGGCCCGCAGGAGGCCTATGCCATCGCGGAACCTGTCTTCCAGGCGCTCAAGCCCGCCGGCGAGTTCGGCCTCGTCCACGCGGGCGCCCACGGCGCCGGCCACTTCACCAAGATGGTCCACAACGGCATCGAGTACGGGCTCATGCAGGCCTACGCCGAAGGCTGGGAGCTGCTGGAGGCCTCCGACGTCGTCACGAACGTGCCGGAAGTGTTCGAGTCGTGGCGGGAGGGCACCGTCATCCGGTCCTGGCTGCTCGACCTGATGGTCCGCGCGCTGGAGACCGATCCCCACCTCGAGGACATCGACGGCTACGCGGAGGATTCCGGCGAGGGGCGCTGGACCGTCAACGCCGCCGTCGATCTCGCCGTCCCCGTGCCGACGATCGCCGCCAGCCTGTTCGCGCGGTTCGTCTCCAGGCAGGACGATTCCCCCGCCATGAAAATGGTCGCCGCGATGCGCAACCAGTTCGGCGGCCACGCCGTGACCCCCGCGAAGGACTGA
- the dnaN gene encoding DNA polymerase III subunit beta yields the protein MKIRVERDALADAVAWVARSLPNRPTAPILAGMLLEADGDGLTLSSFDTTTSAKVTLPASVSDEGTVLVSGRLLSDIARSLPNKPVDMVADHSKVELTCGQARFTLQTLPVDEYPSLPDMPTQTGTVDASTFEKAVGQVFVAAGRDELLTVFTGVKIEINGESLSLLATDRYRMALKELTWNPSAPGVEGNVLVPGKVLADTAKSMTSGDDVTISLSTTEAEGEGVAGFIGEGAKGSREATTRLLSQAFPKVRHLMDVNATVSVRVNTADLLAAVKRVSLVAERNTPLRMRINEDHIALEAATGDQAQASEAIEAQVDIVGDEQSITDAGFNPHYLLDALTALDAPYAHFSFTLPGKPCLIMGLATVDGDPLVDYRHVIMLMRLPN from the coding sequence GTGAAGATCCGAGTAGAGCGCGATGCCCTGGCCGATGCAGTGGCGTGGGTGGCGCGTAGCCTCCCGAACCGCCCCACCGCACCGATCCTGGCTGGCATGCTCCTGGAGGCGGACGGCGACGGCCTGACCCTCTCCAGCTTCGACACCACGACTTCCGCGAAGGTGACGCTCCCGGCGAGCGTGTCCGACGAGGGCACGGTCCTCGTTTCCGGCCGGCTGCTCTCCGACATCGCGCGGTCGCTTCCGAACAAGCCGGTCGACATGGTCGCCGACCACTCGAAGGTCGAACTGACCTGCGGCCAGGCCCGGTTCACCCTGCAGACGCTTCCCGTCGACGAGTACCCCTCGCTGCCGGACATGCCGACCCAGACCGGGACCGTCGACGCCAGCACCTTCGAAAAGGCCGTCGGTCAGGTGTTCGTCGCCGCCGGCCGTGACGAGCTTCTGACGGTGTTCACGGGCGTCAAGATCGAGATCAACGGCGAATCCCTGTCGCTACTGGCCACCGACCGCTACCGGATGGCGCTCAAGGAACTGACCTGGAACCCCTCTGCCCCGGGCGTCGAGGGCAACGTGCTCGTCCCCGGCAAGGTGCTGGCTGACACAGCGAAGTCCATGACCTCGGGTGACGACGTCACTATCTCGCTGTCGACCACCGAGGCCGAGGGCGAAGGCGTCGCCGGCTTCATCGGTGAGGGGGCGAAGGGATCTCGTGAGGCGACCACCCGTCTGCTGAGCCAGGCGTTCCCGAAGGTCCGCCACCTGATGGACGTCAACGCGACCGTCTCCGTCCGCGTCAACACCGCCGACCTGCTGGCCGCCGTCAAGCGAGTCTCGCTCGTCGCGGAGCGCAACACCCCGCTCCGGATGCGCATCAACGAGGACCACATCGCCCTCGAGGCCGCCACCGGCGACCAGGCGCAGGCCTCCGAGGCGATCGAGGCCCAGGTCGACATCGTGGGCGACGAGCAGTCGATCACAGACGCCGGCTTCAACCCGCACTACCTGCTCGACGCGCTCACCGCGCTCGACGCCCCGTACGCGCACTTCTCGTTCACGCTGCCCGGCAAGCCCTGCCTGATCATGGGGCTCGCCACCGTCGACGGCGACCCGCTCGTCGACTACCGGCACGTGATCATGCTGATGCGCCTGCCCAACTGA
- the dnaA gene encoding chromosomal replication initiator protein DnaA, protein MVSEPSIPDLQGLWQQVIATSDIQNRAWLRRTRPVDMHGSTLMLGVIDETTRERIETRLRQGLETQLSDICGQPTHLAVMIMPDLVVEDIVAPAPPEDLPPQPMLPRSKPQELRLNPRYTFESFVAGSSNRFAHAAAAAVAETPGKSYNPLMIYGPSGLGKTHLLHAIGHYVSSYYEQLRVKYVSTEELTNDFINAISSNRTAEFRSSYRDVDVLLVDDIQFLESKIQTQEEFFHTFNTLHNAQKQIVMTSDRPPKLLEALEPRLRSRFEWGLMTDIQPPDLETRIAILRKKVASQRLTAGTQVLELIASRIPTNIRELEGALTRVAALASLNQQEMTLALAEEVLHDLMPEDAAPVDAQTIMTASARYFGISLEDLTGPSRVANIASARQVAMYLCRELTELSLPKIGAQFGGRDHSTVLHAVRKIGEKIGVDRSLYTQVTELTNQIKQS, encoded by the coding sequence GTGGTGAGCGAACCGTCGATCCCGGACCTCCAGGGTCTGTGGCAGCAGGTGATCGCCACCTCGGACATCCAAAACCGCGCCTGGCTACGGCGAACGCGACCTGTGGACATGCATGGAAGCACGCTGATGCTCGGCGTCATCGACGAGACGACGCGTGAGCGCATCGAGACCAGGCTGCGTCAGGGGCTGGAGACACAGCTCAGCGACATCTGTGGACAACCCACCCATCTCGCGGTGATGATCATGCCCGACCTCGTCGTCGAAGACATCGTGGCCCCCGCACCGCCGGAGGACCTGCCGCCGCAGCCGATGCTTCCTCGCTCGAAGCCCCAAGAGCTGCGCCTCAACCCACGCTACACATTCGAATCCTTCGTCGCGGGTTCTTCCAACAGATTTGCGCATGCCGCCGCGGCCGCCGTCGCCGAGACCCCCGGCAAGTCGTACAACCCGCTGATGATCTACGGTCCGTCCGGCCTCGGCAAGACGCACCTGCTGCACGCGATCGGCCACTACGTGAGCAGCTACTACGAGCAGCTCCGGGTGAAGTACGTCTCCACCGAGGAGCTCACGAACGACTTCATCAACGCCATCTCCTCGAACCGCACCGCGGAGTTCCGCAGCTCGTACCGCGACGTCGACGTCCTGCTGGTCGACGACATCCAGTTCCTGGAGTCGAAGATCCAGACGCAGGAGGAGTTCTTCCACACGTTCAACACGCTGCACAACGCGCAGAAGCAGATCGTGATGACCTCCGACCGTCCCCCCAAGCTGCTGGAGGCGCTCGAGCCGCGGCTCCGGTCGCGCTTCGAGTGGGGACTGATGACCGACATCCAGCCGCCGGACCTCGAGACGCGCATCGCGATCCTCCGGAAGAAGGTCGCATCGCAGCGGCTCACCGCCGGCACGCAGGTGCTGGAGCTGATCGCCTCCCGCATCCCGACGAACATCCGCGAGTTGGAGGGGGCGCTGACCCGCGTCGCCGCTCTCGCAAGCCTGAACCAGCAGGAGATGACACTCGCGCTCGCGGAGGAGGTCCTGCACGACCTCATGCCCGAGGACGCGGCCCCCGTCGATGCGCAGACGATCATGACCGCGTCCGCCCGCTATTTCGGGATCTCGCTCGAGGACCTCACCGGCCCGAGCCGGGTCGCGAACATCGCGTCGGCCCGCCAGGTCGCCATGTACCTGTGCCGCGAGCTGACGGAGCTGTCGCTGCCGAAGATCGGCGCCCAGTTCGGTGGCCGTGACCACTCGACGGTGCTGCACGCCGTCAGGAAGATCGGCGAGAAGATCGGCGTCGACCGGTCGCTGTACACGCAGGTCACTGAGCTGACGAACCAGATCAAGCAGTCCTGA
- the rpmH gene encoding 50S ribosomal protein L34: MSKRTFQPSNRRRSRTHGFRARMRTRAGRSILSARRRKGRVELSA; the protein is encoded by the coding sequence ATGAGCAAGCGCACTTTCCAGCCGAGCAACCGTCGCCGCAGCCGTACCCACGGCTTCCGCGCCCGGATGCGCACCCGCGCCGGTCGTTCCATCCTGAGCGCCCGTCGCCGCAAGGGTCGCGTCGAGCTGTCGGCCTGA
- the rnpA gene encoding ribonuclease P protein component, producing the protein MLPRPHRLKRPSEFSAAVRRGSRAATPSVVVHVRPIDEQDPPATRVGFVVSKKVGNAVTRNRVKRRLRHIVRGYMPTVGTDVVVRALPDAARCPERLEDDLRDAWRRAHRKAGSC; encoded by the coding sequence GTGCTCCCCAGGCCTCATCGCCTTAAGCGGCCGAGCGAGTTCTCTGCCGCCGTTCGGCGAGGGTCACGGGCCGCGACCCCTTCGGTCGTGGTGCACGTCCGGCCGATCGACGAACAGGATCCACCCGCTACCCGGGTGGGTTTTGTCGTCTCCAAGAAGGTCGGCAACGCCGTCACACGCAACCGCGTGAAGCGGCGACTTCGTCATATCGTCAGGGGCTACATGCCGACTGTGGGAACCGACGTCGTCGTGCGGGCTCTGCCCGACGCCGCACGGTGCCCCGAGCGCCTCGAGGACGACCTGCGGGACGCCTGGCGTCGCGCACACCGGAAGGCCGGCTCATGCTGA
- the yidD gene encoding membrane protein insertion efficiency factor YidD: MYGDVCKYHPTCSAYGLRALEVHGAVKGVGLIIGRLARCHPWSMGGVDYVPGARRRRPGTRNDRRMSGTNSPGARLRWLKCSTFFSRRLDSGTASTGCSPP; encoded by the coding sequence ATGTACGGGGATGTGTGCAAGTACCACCCCACGTGCTCCGCCTACGGGCTACGGGCGCTGGAGGTTCACGGTGCCGTCAAGGGGGTCGGCCTGATCATCGGCCGCCTCGCGCGGTGCCACCCGTGGTCGATGGGCGGAGTCGACTACGTGCCGGGAGCCCGGAGGCGGAGGCCTGGAACTCGCAACGATCGCAGGATGAGCGGGACGAACAGTCCCGGGGCAAGGTTGAGGTGGCTTAAGTGCTCGACATTCTTCTCGAGACGGCTGGATTCTGGGACGGCATCTACGGGGTGCTCTCCGCCATGA
- the yidC gene encoding membrane protein insertase YidC: MMQPLYWAVSGILVFFHWAFTPLLGPDSGWTWALSIIMLTVVIRTLLIPLFVKQINSARSMQLLQPRMAELQKKFGHDRERLGQETMRLYQEEGVNPMASCLPMLLQMPIFISLFRVLEGVSSGNVRGQWLKDRPELVASLQDATIFNAGLADRVFPIEQFGATQVVGIILVIAMVGVFFITQLQLMRKNMPPESQTGQAAQMQKMMLYFFPVVYAASSVVIPIGVLVYWLTSNTWTMAQQAILIRNNPAPNTPAYIDWEERMLAKGKDPQAIINARAEKRRRTKKNPAATSRTVAGAETATVTVEGEETPEVKPTVTRQQVTRQVVRTTEDGKRVVARQQPKAQSRSERRTK; this comes from the coding sequence ATGATGCAGCCGCTGTACTGGGCCGTCTCCGGAATCCTCGTGTTCTTCCACTGGGCGTTCACGCCCCTGCTGGGCCCTGACTCCGGCTGGACCTGGGCCCTGTCGATCATCATGCTGACGGTGGTCATCAGGACCCTGCTGATCCCGCTCTTCGTCAAGCAGATCAACTCCGCCCGCAGCATGCAGCTCCTGCAGCCGCGGATGGCCGAGCTCCAGAAGAAGTTCGGGCACGACCGCGAGCGGCTCGGCCAGGAGACGATGCGCCTCTACCAGGAGGAGGGCGTCAACCCCATGGCCTCCTGCCTGCCGATGCTTCTCCAGATGCCGATCTTCATCTCCCTGTTCCGTGTGCTGGAGGGCGTCTCGTCCGGCAACGTGCGCGGCCAGTGGCTGAAGGACCGGCCCGAGCTCGTGGCCTCCCTGCAGGACGCGACCATCTTCAACGCCGGGCTCGCTGACCGCGTGTTCCCGATCGAGCAGTTCGGCGCCACGCAGGTCGTCGGCATCATCCTCGTGATCGCGATGGTCGGCGTCTTCTTCATCACCCAGCTCCAGCTGATGCGCAAGAACATGCCGCCGGAGTCGCAGACCGGCCAGGCCGCGCAGATGCAGAAGATGATGCTGTACTTCTTCCCGGTGGTGTATGCGGCGTCGTCCGTTGTCATCCCGATCGGTGTGCTCGTGTACTGGCTGACCTCGAACACCTGGACCATGGCCCAGCAGGCCATCCTCATCCGCAACAACCCGGCTCCGAACACCCCGGCGTACATCGACTGGGAGGAGCGGATGCTGGCCAAGGGCAAGGACCCGCAGGCCATCATCAACGCCCGCGCCGAGAAGCGTCGCCGCACCAAGAAGAACCCAGCCGCCACGAGCCGCACCGTCGCCGGTGCGGAGACGGCGACCGTCACGGTCGAAGGCGAGGAGACGCCGGAGGTGAAGCCGACGGTGACGCGCCAGCAGGTGACGCGTCAGGTCGTCCGGACGACCGAGGACGGGAAGCGCGTCGTCGCGCGACAGCAGCCGAAGGCCCAGAGCCGCTCCGAGCGGCGCACCAAGTAG
- a CDS encoding Jag family protein, with translation MSSHETDAELLAEGDLVADYLEELLDIADLDGDIENSIKDGRAFIAIDTESERLVGKEGEVLDALQELSRLVVMTETGHRSRLMVDVAGYRDRRRAELLVMAKDAIAAVQESGEPVRLAPLNAYERKIVHDEVAAAGLVSESEGEPPARRVVVRKQ, from the coding sequence ATGTCTAGCCATGAAACCGATGCGGAACTCCTGGCCGAGGGCGATCTGGTCGCCGACTATCTCGAGGAGCTCCTCGACATCGCAGATCTTGATGGGGACATCGAGAACTCGATCAAGGACGGCCGGGCGTTCATCGCCATCGACACCGAGTCCGAGCGGCTCGTCGGGAAGGAAGGCGAGGTCCTCGACGCGCTGCAGGAGCTGTCGCGGCTCGTCGTCATGACCGAGACGGGGCACCGTTCCCGCCTGATGGTCGACGTCGCTGGCTACCGCGACCGGCGCCGTGCCGAGCTCCTGGTCATGGCCAAGGATGCGATCGCAGCCGTTCAGGAGAGCGGGGAGCCGGTCCGGCTGGCGCCGCTGAACGCCTACGAGCGGAAGATCGTCCACGACGAGGTCGCCGCTGCTGGTCTGGTCTCCGAGTCGGAGGGTGAGCCGCCGGCGCGTCGCGTCGTCGTGCGTAAGCAGTGA
- the rsmG gene encoding 16S rRNA (guanine(527)-N(7))-methyltransferase RsmG — protein MTGDITGEDVAREGLAASLDRQSYEALSQYVDILAGRGLEWGLLGPREGDRLWQRHIGNSLALGDVLGRGMEIADVGSGAGLPGLPLAIARPDLKVTLIEPLLRRFNFLTLAVEELGLGDRVEVLRARAEETKRTFDVVVCRAVAPLDRLVKWTSPLFPDGALVALKGSTAEEEVRQASKFLSKQRLTTEILELSGGPGVEPTRAIRVTRF, from the coding sequence GTGACCGGCGACATCACCGGCGAGGACGTGGCGCGCGAAGGGCTCGCCGCGTCGCTCGACAGGCAAAGCTATGAAGCGCTAAGTCAATATGTCGATATATTGGCTGGTCGGGGTCTCGAGTGGGGTCTCCTGGGACCCCGCGAGGGCGACCGCCTGTGGCAGCGCCACATTGGCAACTCACTGGCGCTCGGTGATGTGCTCGGCCGGGGCATGGAGATCGCCGACGTCGGCAGCGGGGCCGGCCTTCCCGGCCTCCCCCTGGCGATCGCGAGGCCTGACCTGAAGGTCACCCTCATCGAGCCGCTCCTGCGACGCTTCAACTTCTTGACCCTGGCTGTGGAGGAACTGGGCCTGGGCGACCGGGTCGAGGTGCTGCGGGCCCGCGCGGAGGAGACGAAGCGGACGTTTGACGTCGTCGTCTGTCGCGCGGTCGCGCCGCTGGATCGTCTGGTGAAGTGGACCTCTCCCCTGTTCCCGGACGGTGCGCTCGTTGCGCTCAAGGGATCGACGGCGGAGGAAGAGGTTCGGCAGGCCTCTAAGTTCCTGTCGAAGCAGAGGCTGACAACAGAGATTCTGGAGCTCTCCGGAGGCCCTGGAGTGGAGCCCACGCGGGCGATCCGCGTCACGAGGTTCTGA
- a CDS encoding ParA family protein — translation MALFFRRRKPHTSPEEPWKDHASVSRETGPRRAAVGDHDPDVDEYGDELAPPAHVIKQLPRPTEPRIIVVANQKGGVGKTTTTVNLATALALGGLNVLVVDNDPQGNASTALGIEHSPGTKGTYEVLMDGVGIIEHAQPSPHSPNLHVLPAAIDLSSAELELVNERGREHRMRDAINQYIEESGVDYVFFDCPPSLGLLTLNALVASTEILVPIQTEYYALEGLTQLLRTIDRVKGNLNDDLVLSTILLTMYDGRTNLSREVADEVRKHFSAQTLPVEIPRSVKIAEAPSFGETVMTYQARSVGAVAYQEAAEEIARRGAQEES, via the coding sequence ATGGCGTTGTTCTTTCGGAGACGAAAGCCGCACACCAGCCCGGAGGAGCCCTGGAAGGACCACGCGTCCGTTTCACGTGAAACGGGGCCTCGTCGCGCCGCAGTAGGCGACCACGACCCCGACGTCGACGAATATGGCGACGAACTCGCCCCACCCGCCCACGTCATCAAGCAGTTGCCGCGACCCACCGAGCCTCGCATCATCGTCGTCGCCAACCAGAAGGGCGGCGTCGGCAAGACCACCACCACGGTCAACCTCGCAACCGCTCTCGCCCTCGGCGGGCTCAACGTTCTCGTCGTCGACAACGACCCCCAGGGCAACGCCTCCACCGCCCTTGGCATCGAGCATTCCCCGGGCACCAAGGGGACCTACGAGGTCCTCATGGACGGCGTCGGCATCATCGAGCACGCACAGCCTTCCCCGCACTCCCCGAATCTTCACGTTCTCCCGGCCGCCATCGACCTTTCGTCAGCCGAACTCGAGCTCGTCAACGAGCGTGGACGCGAACATCGGATGCGTGACGCGATCAACCAGTACATCGAGGAATCCGGCGTTGACTACGTGTTCTTCGACTGTCCTCCATCGCTGGGCCTCCTCACGCTGAACGCGCTTGTCGCTTCCACCGAAATCCTCGTCCCCATCCAGACCGAGTACTACGCCCTCGAGGGACTCACACAGCTCCTCCGCACCATCGACCGCGTCAAGGGCAATCTCAACGACGACCTCGTGCTGAGCACCATCCTGCTCACCATGTACGACGGCCGCACCAATCTCTCCCGCGAGGTCGCGGACGAAGTGCGCAAACACTTCTCCGCCCAGACCCTCCCCGTGGAGATCCCACGCTCAGTCAAGATCGCTGAAGCCCCCAGCTTCGGCGAGACCGTGATGACCTACCAGGCACGCTCCGTGGGAGCCGTGGCCTACCAGGAGGCGGCCGAGGAGATCGCCCGCCGCGGAGCGCAGGAGGAGAGCTGA